One genomic segment of Hordeum vulgare subsp. vulgare chromosome 2H, MorexV3_pseudomolecules_assembly, whole genome shotgun sequence includes these proteins:
- the LOC123429727 gene encoding putative anthocyanidin reductase, producing the protein MSRVCVTGAAGYIAAWLVRKLLQRGCVVHATLRSLRDEKKTGLLRGLPGAAERLVLFEADIYDAASFEPAIQGCEFVFLVATPLLHDTSSTKYKNITEAIVDATRTILQQCERSKTVRRVIHTASVTAASPLKEDGNGYKDSMNESCWSPLNLSYGYSNVHLDAYVSSKRLSEEELLRYNESEGRAFEVVTLACGLVGGDTIQPILWSSIPLVVAPLTGNEVHHNSLKFMQAICGSVPLVHIDDVCEAHVFCMDQPSMAGRFLCAVGYPNMEDYVARFAAKYPDHKILLKKLAGEGVRVKGDSNKLVDLGFRFKYGVEETLDCSVECAKRMGEL; encoded by the exons ATGAGCAGGGTGTGCGTCACCGGAGCCGCCGGCTACATCGCGGCCTGGCTCGTCAGGAAGCTTCTGCAACGAGGCTGCGTCGTCCACGCCACCTTGAGATCCCTCC GGGATGAGAAGAAGACGGGCCTGCTGAGGGGGCTCCCCGGCGCGGCGGAGCGGCTGGTGCTGTTCGAGGCGGACATCTACGACGCCGCCTCCTTCGAGCCGGCCATCCAGGGCTGCGAGTTCGTCTTCCTCGTCGCCACCCCGCTGCTGCACGACACCAGCAGCACCAAG TACAAGAACATAACTGAAGCGATCGTGGACGCGACGCGGACCATCCTGCAACAGTGCGAGCGGTCCAAGACGGTGCGGCGCGTCATCCACACGGCCTCCGTCACGGCCGCCTCGCCGCTCAAGGAGGACGGCAACGGGTACAAGGACTCCATGAACGAGTCCTGCTGGTCTCCGCTCAACCTCTCCTACGGCTACAGCAACGTCCACCTCGAC GCGTACGTGTCGTCCAAGAGGCTGTCGGAGGAGGAGCTGCTGAGGTATAACGAGTCGGAGGGCAGGGCGTTCGAGGTGGTCACGCTGGCGTGCGGGCTCGTCGGCGGCGACACCATCCAGCCCATCCTCTGGAGCAGCATCCCCTTGGTGGTGGCGCCGCTCACCGGCAACGAGGTCCACCATAACTCCCTAAAGTTCATGCAGGCAATCTGCGGCTCCGTGCCGCTGGTGCACATCGACGACGTCTGCGAGGCGCACGTCTTCTGCATGGACCAGCCGTCCATGGCCGGCCGCTTCCTCTGTGCCGTCGGGTACCCCAACATGGAGGACTACGTCGCCCGCTTCGCAGCCAAGTACCCCGACCACAAGATACTGCTCAAGAA GCTGGCAGGAGAGGGCGTGAGGGTGAAAGGTGATTCGAACAAGCTTgtggatctggggttcagattcaagTATGGTGTGGAGGAGACGCTGGACTGCAGCGTGGAATGCGCCAAGAGAATGGGAGAGCTCTGA